The following nucleotide sequence is from Toxoplasma gondii ME49 chromosome IV, whole genome shotgun sequence.
tttttctttttttttctttcgttcgtcttttctcgatCACAcacgtctccttcctcttcctcatgCTTTCGTTTTTAccgtgttctctcttctcccctgccttctctgtctgtcgtcACCGACGTCCATCcgcttcgttgtcttctcgttAACGTACCGTTCGCGCCTTCGTTTCGCCTTGTGTTGCCCGCGCATGCGTGATTCATTGATCGTTTCCATCTGTTGTCTCTTCGggcctcgctgcttcttttcgcgttctcttccgccgtCAGGTGtgcgtgtctccgtctgcgacAGCCGTTTGGTGGGCGAAGTCGATTTCAGCTTCAATTTCCTCGTCAACCGCGACGCGGAGGGACAACGTGTaggttcttctttctctttctcgtctgtctttctcttcgtctcgacggcagtcgcttctcttcgttctcctctcgcgcaTCGCCTGCTCGATTtctctcggctcttctctcctgttgtCCTCTCCTTTTGCCATCTCCTTGCTtcggttttcttcctttcgctttgtcctctctgctttccagtgtctgttctcgctttctttcggACTTGTCTCCTTGCCCCAACTGTCCGTTCTCGCTTTCGGCCCACGGgccgttctctcgctgtctctccccttttttttttctctccacgtcCTCCCCTGTCCTGCCTCaacttcgtttcctccccacttgcctcctctctctctctgcagctgctttctcctcttaCTGTCTGTTCTATCCCTCCCCTTTGCGCGTCTGTTCTCTGCAGGTCGCGACAGTCAGCTTGGCCGGCCTTCGCGAGATGGCTccgttcgtcgtcttcgaggAAGTTGCCGAGTCGGAGTtccagcgtctcctcgctaGTCTTCGAGAACAAGACACCGGCGCGAAAACGCAGCAGTCCACAGGCGACCAGGACGCTGGTCACGCCGTCCAGTTCGTTCAACGCTTCGCAGCGATATCTGTCGCCTCTGAGTTTtaccctctctcttctctcgtgagTTTTGAGCCGTCGGAGGACGTCCACAGGACGAGCGGCTTAGCATCACGGCGCATCGTCCGTTTCAGCAGATTGGGTGCTTACACAAACTTGCACTGAGTTCTGAGTTGTCAAGCGCCCGCGAGGAAGCCGCGAGGGATGCTACACACCACCTGAAGGTTCCACGTCTGCGCTAAGCGACCCGTTTTTCGGCCTCCCCTGGCGTATTGCTGCTACCGCCTCTGTCGTCATCTTGtcctcttttcccctctcctcttcggaagctctcctcctcgctcttctcggtGTGTCTGAATCTACAGGCGCCGCTGGACGCCCTGTGTCGACGCCTGAACGTCGTAAgtcgctctcctttcttAGGAAAAATGACGCCTACAAAGACTCAGTCTTGCACTCAACGCACTTTGCTCCCCCACATAATCACATTCAAAGGTTCGTGCTCTTGTATGAATCGATTcgtgtacatatgtatacatatatatatatatatatatatttctgtaTCGGCGCACCCATGCATTTGACCTGGCTTCTGTAAaacttgtcttttctctcttttgtatCTTTGTCTCGGGGGTGGAAGCGagacaacgtggagaggCCGTGGGTCGTGTCTTTGCCATTGTGAAGTCGGGAGACATCTTTTCTTTCATTTCTGGGTATCTGCGCAACTTTCCTCTTTCCGaccttcccttctccctgAGAAGGACTGCCGTAGGTTCACTGCAACTTTACTGTCGTGGAATGCATTTCAACTCGGCTTCTGtcagttctctctttgtctttcgaCCTTTCAGGCGTTGTGCAGTTGTCACTGCAGCGGAACACTTGGGTTCGGATTCCTCGACTTCCACCACCACACTTTGTAcgtctcgctttcctcgacttctgtttttcttttcacgAGTTCCACTCCGCTTCCAGAGTGTCTCGCGCCTCTGGTCGCTATCACCTTAACTCTTGTTCGCCTTACTCCTGGGCGCCGACCTTTACCTTGCCCCTCTTTCTCAACCGGGCCTCATTAAGctaagtatatatatatatatatatattgttgtataaatatatatatatatatatatatatatatatatatatatgaataagttcatatccatatatatacttatgtatatatatatgcatatctatgTGGATTCGTGTTGTTCCGGTGTCGATATCACGACTTCATGTTtgcgagacacacacacattgATGTGTATAAATCCTTTCTTTCATGTTCAAGCATTCTGAGGTTTTGTTGTCTGTTGGGGCGCGTTCAGTCGAGTGCCTGCACCAAAGGCGCAGACAAGTCAGGCTGCAGGTGGAAAAGCGACGGCAAccaacggagaagaagaatcgcGGCCGCATCACGTGATGAGAGAAatttccttcccttctctcgaTGATATGCTTCACTGTAGCCTCGTACGTTTCCTACGTTCACTCTGtctttatgtatatatatgtatatatataaatataaatgtAGATGTATAATTTTATTTGCACGTTCATAGGTGTTCCTCTGTGCAGTGGTTTAGAGTTTTTCACTGGATGCGTAGAATTACGGACTGCGAGAAAGCTTCGTATGTAcactcgtcgctctctgcatgtacatatatatatatatatatatatacatacgtacatactTGAATCCGTATATATGGctatacatacgtatatttTTATACGTATGGGTGCCCGCATGTATATTGACGTTTTAGTATGTTGACTGATTTGTTGTGGCTGTCGCTTGCGAGCCACGTTTGTTACGTCTCTGTGGGCACAAGGCTCAGGCTGAGTGGGCACTCTGTGCGCGACCAGCAGTTTGACTCGTGTTTTGCGTTCATGGGGGTGTGCGTGAAGCAATGTTAATGCGTTTTCTTGTTCCAGGGAAACGCCGACCGCAAGGTGGATCCTGCAATTTTTATCTACCTCAGTAGGTCCATTACGTCTGTTCTCTCGCGGTGGGCATCAGGACGGGGCTTTCTGGAGGGGAGACTCAAATGCCGCATGCTGCCACACCTCAGAGGCTTAATGAGAGTAACTAGGCAGTCTTGTTTGGACATTACAGTTCTAGGGATACTTGGTAAGTTCACATGTACATCCCGAGCTCCACGCAATGCATCTATGTTTTTGCGTTTGACAAGCGCGAAATGACGGGAAACACACTGCCTGCAGGATAAGAAATAGACAGCACTAACAAGTGCCAGTCTAAGCATTGTTCCTTTCGTGTCTCCGACGCAGCTCTGTTGTCTCCGACGCAGCTCTGTTGTCTCCGACGCAGCTCTGTTGTCTCCGACGCAGCTTTGTTGTCTCCGACGCAGCTCCGTTTTGGGGAATCGACACTTCCGGGGAGAGTGTAAGGGAATGTCACCTGGAAGCGTTGGCATTCAACAGGGACGCAGCAGAGGgcgttgtcttttctttccttcgttttctgttcttgGTGGGCGTCAGCCCTGGAGAAGTGGCTTGCAGAcaaagacgcgaaaggagagaacgaacagGAAAACGGAACTCTCTCCAGGCTGCTCCCTTTGCCTCGATACGATATTCACCCCGAGGACGAAGAATTCGCTGAGTTCGCGCAGCAGCTCCTTCGCCACGAAGGCGGACCTGCAGCTGCCGCCTGTGAGCAGTCGCCGACCCTCCTCAAGTGCGTTCCAGCGGGCCGGGATGCTCACTGTTGACTGACGAGAATAAACACATGATTTCTCTGCGAGTCCCTACAGACTGGAAAGGAGAGTCTTGCGTAGAATCGAAGTAGGTGTGGGTTTCGTTTGGTCACTCATGCAAAGCCAGGAAAGTGAGGCTCTCTGCTCTGGGGCGTGGAAAGTCACGTTCTCATGTCGCCGCTGTCCGACGCGAGTTCAGAATGCATCGGCAAAGTGCCATGGGTACTCAGTCATTTATACAAATTTCCATTTAATGTGTTGGCAGTTATGTGCAGGTCTGTAGAGGTATTGCGCAAATCCATATgaatgaatatatatatatatatatattctatGTATGTGGGAGTTGATTTTCTTGCGTAATCTTACGCTAGCgcttgtgtgtatgtatgtttgtgtgGCCGTTTCGCGTCTGGCGCTCCACACTTTTTTAGACTTTTGATTTCGTGGAAGGCCATGTTGTTTGCTTGTTTGTTCCTCTTCCGTAGGACCCTGCCAATGATGTGGGGTTGTCAGTACACCGTTACCGCGGCGGTTGTTGGTGGTATTCTAGGTAAGGAAGCAAGATAGCGGCAAATCTGATAAATCCTGCTGCTCTGGACAGAAGCTTGTGTCGTCCTCTGTTCTGGATaccgttttcttttcgcgaAATCTGGCGCAGCTGGACGAGTAAGGCATTCCCCCTTGTTGTTACCAGGTTGCTGCGTAGACGCGCTGTGGCAGGGGAACCTATTGGCACCAGCAGCTGTTTGTGTGCAGCAGCCAGCGGAACATTTATTGACTGGTTTTACTTGTCATTCGTTATTTTCAGCGCAAGAATTGCGAAAGTACATCACGAAGGAGCAAGAACCAATACCGAACTGTTTGGTGTTCAACTCCGAGACGTCCACTGCAGCAGTGGCCAGTCTGCCCCCACCAGGTGTTTCCGTGTCTGCTCTGAAAACGGCAGTCTAACTTCTTTTCTGAAACGCAACTGATTCGGTGTTTACCTTACATTGTTTCACTTGTCGGGCGAAACTGTTGAGGAAACGACAGTACGAACCACGACTGCTTCGTGCAATTCTCAGTTTCAGGACCGGACAACCTCTCCGTGGTACTAGAGCAACACTTGGCGACAAAACCGAACATTTCAAGAGTCCCGCAGCTGCCACGACAAGAACGGCACAAACGGAGTTCGATCGTGTATTTCTGCTTCAGTACTTACGCTCACGTAGAGGTGTGTTCTTCCCCAACTCGGGTCGCACCCAGCTCTGTCTGGCCGTTCATCCTGAACGGTGTAGAAATCCCAAACTCGTGACGTCATTTCCTTGCCTCGTCGCTGGTGGAGTCAGGATGTTCCACATTCATCAAACGATTGACCCCGCTTTTAGCAAACCACAGGGAACCCGCTATCGGACACGGTCGTAGAACCATTGAGGTAGCACTGATGCTAGACTCCCCGTTTGCAACTTCAGTGGGATTTCGAGGGTTGCGGTTTGGCTGAAAGCGTCAAAGGGACACCAAGTAGAACGTGGCTGAGTTTGGTGTCGCGATATTCACGAGTTCGCATTCAATAGAGACCCCGAGCCCCTCTGCGGCTGTCGAAACCTTCGTTAGTTGTTCATCTGTCTGGACGCTGAAATCAGTTGTTACTGGGCGACGGGCAGACAGCGCACACTCCCGGGTCAACAAACACTCGGGTGCTTTGGCATAGGCGTAGCCACGCCTTATCTCTTGTGGTCCTGCACGGGCATGGCAATAATTCTCCGGTTAGTAAACTTTTTCGTGGAGCGTGTGCTGCTTGGTCGGGAGTATCTGCCTACTCAAAGGTTGCGGATTCACGCTCGATGGATCTTCCCACGAGCGAACAACAGCTGGAGGCTATAGAAGCGAACGCAGTCGTTCGAATGGTTTCAAAGTAACAGATTTCACAGCGAATTAATGGGTCAGGTGAAACAATTGCGAGACGAGTAGCAATTGTTTCGACTCAGAAGCGTGGGGCGCTACTGGCCAGTCCATTCCAACTCTTTGAGATGTCGCGTTTATTACACGAGACTGTAGCCTATTGAAACACGCACGGTTCTGGTTCTGGTTTTGCAGTCGCTGCTGTGTGAAGCAATTTGTGGTTTTACGGACCTGACACTAGGGTACATCCTCAGCACCTGGGCAACCTCCCGGACCCCACAGGGCCATCGCTCGGGGGCTGTGCCTACTCAATAGTAGGTGTCCCAGCACTTTGGAAACGCACACAAATTCTGCGGTTTTCTTCCTAGTTCGAAATATGGCTAACACTGACGCGGTTTGTCCCCAGGCGTGgaatgaggaagaaacacacgCTTCAATCGGAAACGGGAATCTGGCAGACGTAAATCAAGACGAAAGTGTACTGCCCCTCAGTGAAAGCAGCCCCTCGGAAAACGGGGTCACCAACGGTGATGACGTGGGGTTGTCTCCTGGCGAATGTGGTGGAAAcgcgagggaaggagaaagtgTGCCCTGTAACTCTGGCGAAGAGCATCGTTCTTCCGTCCTACCTGCTCGGGGCATAGATCCCAAACCGGCGAATGGTGGTGGGACAGAAGAACCCTTTACTTCACAAGCATTTGAAGTTTCCTGTGACAACCAGCAGACTGTCGATCCGCGTGCAGGGCGAGACCCTGAGTTAGCGCCTCGACCACAGTTGACGGACGTTGCAGACGCTGTCTGTTCATCTCCCAGACGAGGACACAGGCAGGTGTCAGAGAGTGTCTCCAAAGTCTCGCCATTGGGTGGCGCCTTGCATGGTAATGAAAATGATGAAGAACGCAGTCTGGAACAAAGGTTTGAGGAGGCTCTGCCCTCTTTCACTCAACCTCCATCGTCACATTTCAGCATGGAAAACGCTGACGATTCAGCAGGAGGCGGTTTTTCAACCGTCACAGAGTCGCCGGATCTTCCACACAGACCGTacgaagtcgaggaaaatCCTGTAGATGCCTTTGAAGATTACTCTGAGCTTCTAGTTGAACAAGGTTGTAAGAACCAACACAGGACACGTGTCGTGCTATCAAAGTCTGTCCGCTCTTCGCTAGTGGACTCAATGCACTGGTCCCGGCACGAGCGGCTCCTTACGCAATTCCAGAAAGAGTTGGAAAGCGTCGGCCTCAACACGTTCGAAGCCACTCGACATCGCCAAgctttccctcgcttcttgaAAGCTTGGGCTCTGAAATGGAAGCCAGGTGATGAGCTTTTCCCTTTCTGGTTATTCATGAATGCTGCAAAACTCCCAACCGCAATTCGAGTGAACGGGAGAGACTACAGATACTCGGAAAAACTCTTTCGCTTTCGAGATGATCTCCTCAAAGGGTTTATTCAAGCACAAGAGACAAATCATCTAGTCATCTGCAGAACGCTCCATCACTCAACGAGTCAAACACCTGCGCAGCCATTGCCAACTCGGGCTATGCAGGCAAGTGGTTGCGACGAGAGCACGTGACGAAAAACTTTACACCTGATTATCCCACACAAGCCCACGCTCAGAAGTGTTTACGCATTTAAATAGACTACTTGTTCTATGGTGATGCGCAGTTCCAACGAATATCTTTAATATCTTCCACCGCTGTATcacctctcctctccccacAATTGACCTCACGTTAATGCTTTTGGCTCGTTTACGCGAACCGCCACGTAGACAGCAGAAGCTGGGAAGACGAGTGTTTCGTacaaggaggaagagaatcCTGAGAAACGTCAAACAAATGGCGAAAACGAACTACTTATGTCAATTTCTAGTCGGGAATTGAATGACCCGGCGCCAGTTATTGAACGCCTTTCTACATTTGATTGGCCCTTCTGTCATGCAGGGCATCGAGTTTCTTCAGCGCTGGTTCGCCTTCGAGGTCCGCTACCTCTACGAGACGGAAAGTATTTCCATCCGGGCACTGAAGCCTTTAGTGGACTGCATCTTGTCTCTTGAATGTCTAATGATatcggagaagaaagaggccgCCCTGGCCTCTCCGCAACGAGAGCAacagtgtctctgcaccATCAGGTGCCTACAGAGTTTCTGTGCTTGTCTCAGTCGACTGGCCGCAGATGCCCTGCGGGATCGGAAGCTCGTGGAGCTCAACCACGAGCCCGAGGTATTGGTATTGGCAAGTGTGATTCGATGGAGAGACAAGCTCGAGAGTGACGCACGGAATGAAAGCCAAGTAAGGAAGGGAAACTGACATCTCCACTGCATTATTCCGATTCTCCACAGCAAAACTGTGCAGTTTCCTGGATCCCCATCTGCATAATTTGAAGCCCAGCTAACCTTAAACTGAAGCACACGTCTACATAATATGTGTCGTGATAGTCGATAAGTAGGCGAAATGCCATACAGTCGGTGGGTGGACTCGAGCCGAAGTTGTGGTGGGTAGGTCGTCTTGTGGACACAAGCAGTCAACGTTTGCCGACACAGGGTTGATTCTCGATACAAGCAGCAACGATGAAAACAAACAAACATCTGGGGGCCAGCCGGAATCAGAGCGAAATGTTTGTGAGAGTCGTGGCACGACAGCGCCCTCAGTGCAGGTCGTAGTTGGCAAAGGACCTGATGATTTCTACATGAGCTGAGCGCAAACGTACCAAGACAGTGACGCAGAGCATCGATCCCACAACAGAGGACGAAAGACAGCGTTCATCGGGGAAGACACAAAACTACAAAATATTGACTTGAAAACTGCAGCGGAGACATCTGTGTGTCTTATTTTCTCTTATGTGCCTGCAGAACTTATTGATGACCAAAACGACGAAAGCACAGTTTTTCGACATTGACTACCACCCCCATGCTTCCTTGCTCAACATAGATGCAGGTGACATTGCCTTCGTGGCGATGAACAACACGGCAGTGGAGAGATGCCACAATCTCATCTTCCAGTTCAAGGAGCTGCGCGATGCTATTTGGGGACGACGTGAATGCCTCGACCACATTGACGCACATTtagacagagacgagacgctGACAAGCAGCATTAAAGCGTTCGAACTGGCGTATCTGCACTGCAAACGCCTCATCCTAAGGCCTTGCAATCTGGTCTAGTATGCTGCGGCATTGCGCGCTCCATCTCGGAATAATTAGCCGGTGTCATACCACTACGCTTCTATCGCATGTGTCTTCGGCTCAACCCATAAGGTTGGATCGATGTATTGACCAGACGGTGCTAATGAACCCAATTAAATTCGCATAACGTGCTACACTTTCCACGTGAGCATCTCATGCTTCTGTGTCGGCGCAGACACTGTTAAGCAAGCAACGCAGTGCAGGGGTGTACGTGATTGACACATTGTCCCCACGCAACACCCCGCACGGCAACAAATATCAGATTCTCTGCTCTACTGGCTCATCGATCCACCATTCAACTGCCGGAGGAAACCGAGGTTACTCTAATTGGTGCCAGACGCTTTCCAGTTGTGCTACCGAAGATAGCGTGACGAGCGCAGCTGTATGATCGGACCATAAGAGCACCAAAAGGTTCAGAATGTTCTTTCGCATTTCGGAGGTTCACACTGGTCCAGATCGTGCAAGTAATGACGCTGGACATGAGCCAGGGCATGCAACGTCTTTCGTCTTGCAAACGCAGCTTTCCACTTTCTCATACACCGTACCGCCCGGAATTCATCCTGAAGCCTTTTCACAATGTCATTTTTTGTACGTAAAAACACTTGCCATGTGTGGAAGCCACGCTGTATCACTGTTCTGAAGCGAAAGTCGTGTGCCTTTTTATATGACACCCTTGCCGACTCAGTTTCAACCCAGAGAGGGTTTGACTCTGGTCTGCCACTTGCAGAATTTCTTCCTGTTACAAAACGCGTGGTAGCACGTGCCACCCTCGGCGAGACGGTTGACCCTCGACCACTTGCCGTAAACCCAACTCTCTCTCGCCAAGCTGCGAACGTGTTCCTTAGAGTTTCACGTTGACCTTTTGTAGCAGACGTATTCGTTACACAGAATTCCGAACTCCGTATTTCACGGCCCCGCGACCAACACGAATCACGGTTTGTTTCTTGCGTAACCGGCAACAACCGCGGTGAAAAAAGCTGCACGGAGGCGGCGCCACCAGTACCCTTATTAGCTTCAGGCATTGTTACGAGCTTTGATGAGATGCACCTTTCGAAAACGCGACTTGGCTCTATGGGCGCACGTGAGACCGCTGTCTTGCCACAAGGCCTCGATTCCATCACTACAGACGTTAATGCAAATTCTGTCTGCTCCCACCAGAGTGCGAACACAGTACCGAGCAGCGTCCTATTgcggagagacacagccATCGCATAGGAATTCCGTAATCGCCATCTGTAATTCGCCACTTGATTCCAAACTAGAAGGACCCTCTCTGTAGTCACATTAGCCCAGGTGTCCAGTTTCACCTGATCTCTGGCCCGCTTTGTGCAGCGATATTCCGCGTAAGCGATCAAAGTCCCTAACACCTTTCTCCCAAGTTGCCCCATTTGGAACGCCCTCGCCTGTCGCGTTTCAGTGTACATCTCTTGCCAAGCTCTCCAATGGCGTTGAAGCACATTCGTATTCTCTCGAGCCGCAAGAGAGATTGACAATCCTCTGTCGCGCCTGCGCTTGCAAGCGATATGCCACCAACAGGAAAAAGCCTCAAACTTCATTTTCCTTCTAGATAGGGCAAATGTGAGCCATTTGTTAAACGGTTGCCTTTTGGTTGCATCATGTATCTTTGCAGTCAAATCTGCTGAAGTCGTGCGGAGGTGGCGCATCCGGCTGCTTACGGCTCTCCAGGAGGCGAGTGCTTTTTTTGTCGTGCACGTCTGCCAGAACTCTGAGGCACGCTGATAGTGGAATGTAGCGTGCCTCCACCTTGCCCAGGCAGCACTGTAAAGAGCGTTTTCCCTTGCGTCtaagagacagcagagcaCGAACCGCTCTCGTTTACGCTGCCTACTTAATCGACGCCAGAGTAGCAGGACACGACGCGTGTAACGGTTGGCGTTTGCACCTGCTATTTGCCTCTGCGCCACCAGAAGAGATACAGCCACTCGGAGCTCCGAAAACCAGTGGCTTTTCCGGTTTGCTATTACTGCACTATACGCCCGGGTTGTCAATGCACGACGAGACGCGAATG
It contains:
- a CDS encoding hypothetical protein (encoded by transcript TGME49_211390), with translation MAALPSSPAPAPEETVANSLLSHRVFDRQIRLWGVESQRRLLSSHVLLVGLTSIHVELAKNLALSGVRVSVCDSRLVGEVDFSFNFLVNRDAEGQRVATVSLAGLREMAPFVVFEEVAESEFQRLLASLREQDTGAKTQQSTGDQDAGHAVQFVQRFAAISVASEFYPLSSLAPLDALCRRLNVALCSCHCSGTLGFGFLDFHHHTFRVPAPKAQTSQAAGGKATATNGEEESRPHHVMREISFPSLDDMLHCSLGNADRKVDPAIFIYLTLEKWLADKDAKGENEQENGTLSRLLPLPRYDIHPEDEEFAEFAQQLLRHEGGPAAAACEQSPTLLKTLPMMWGCQYTVTAAVVGGILAQELRKYITKEQEPIPNCLVFNSETSTAAVASLPPPGVSVSALKTAV
- a CDS encoding hypothetical protein (encoded by transcript TGME49_211385) — its product is MQGIEFLQRWFAFEVRYLYETESISIRALKPLVDCILSLECLMISEKKEAALASPQREQQCLCTIRCLQSFCACLSRLAADALRDRKLVELNHEPEVLVLASVIRWRDKLESDARNESQNLLMTKTTKAQFFDIDYHPHASLLNIDAGDIAFVAMNNTAVERCHNLIFQFKELRDAIWGRRECLDHIDAHLDRDETLTSSIKAFELAYLHCKRLILRPCNLV